The following are encoded in a window of Thiovulum sp. ES genomic DNA:
- a CDS encoding alternative thymidylate synthase (PFAM: Thymidylate synthase complementing protein~TIGRFAM: thymidylate synthase, flavin-dependent), which translates to MEIQFLDTAENPLDVAVSSARTCYSAKGIITPQDSTNWKRKEKLLLDLFKSGHHTTLQHTHITMMISGVSRHLIWRLLHSHNFYISEQISQRYAKMKLENVYLSESGNSEKWNEFYQKRFGEYEKLTEILTEHFQKTLPKFQRKSANKKAMEIARYVLPQGVTATLYHTVNILTLLRYISVAKTLPESRNEAMRFAEILKSKLIQLDPIFEKLIEVVKKEKTSFPENDFSQFDNLGKVFDLIGNFDFETENYSTVLRNSQMLHDTGILGGVSTISKISLSADAQNQRHRRSLGIRQKLETDFQKDFYIPTVFKENSESMEIYQNSMNEIYKFFDEQKDEIGFSDSVYALPNSHLVKIVERSDLSSFQHKTQMRLCYNAQEEIWQETYDQVKDIREKNISGSQKLLPPCTLRFAEKKFPLCPEGDRFCGVKVWKLDFSQLKR; encoded by the coding sequence CACACCACAAGATTCCACAAATTGGAAACGAAAAGAGAAACTTCTACTTGATCTTTTCAAATCTGGACATCACACAACTTTACAACACACACATATTACGATGATGATTTCAGGAGTGTCGCGACACCTCATTTGGCGACTTTTACACTCCCACAATTTTTATATTAGTGAGCAAATTTCTCAGAGATATGCGAAAATGAAATTGGAAAATGTTTATTTGTCTGAAAGTGGAAATTCTGAAAAGTGGAATGAGTTTTATCAAAAAAGATTTGGCGAATATGAAAAACTTACCGAAATCTTGACTGAGCATTTCCAAAAAACTCTACCAAAATTTCAGCGAAAAAGTGCGAATAAAAAGGCGATGGAAATTGCTAGATATGTTTTGCCACAAGGTGTAACGGCGACACTTTATCACACGGTGAATATTTTGACTCTGCTTCGGTATATTTCAGTCGCAAAAACTCTGCCAGAAAGTCGAAATGAGGCGATGAGGTTCGCGGAAATTCTCAAATCAAAACTTATTCAACTTGATCCAATTTTTGAAAAACTTATAGAAGTTGTTAAAAAAGAGAAAACATCTTTTCCTGAAAATGATTTTTCACAATTTGATAATCTGGGAAAAGTTTTCGACCTCATCGGCAATTTTGATTTTGAAACTGAAAACTACTCGACTGTTTTGCGGAATTCTCAAATGTTGCATGACACGGGAATTTTAGGCGGAGTTTCTACAATTTCAAAAATATCTCTTTCTGCTGATGCACAAAATCAACGACACCGCCGAAGTCTTGGAATTCGCCAAAAACTAGAAACAGATTTTCAAAAAGATTTTTATATTCCAACTGTTTTTAAGGAAAATTCTGAAAGTATGGAAATTTATCAAAATTCGATGAATGAAATTTACAAATTTTTTGACGAACAGAAAGATGAAATTGGATTTTCCGATTCTGTTTATGCACTTCCAAATTCTCACCTTGTAAAAATTGTGGAACGAAGTGATTTAAGTAGTTTTCAGCACAAAACACAAATGCGACTCTGTTACAATGCACAAGAGGAAATTTGGCAAGAGACTTATGATCAAGTAAAAGATATTCGTGAAAAAAATATTTCTGGTTCCCAAAAACTTTTGCCTCCTTGCACTTTACGATTTGCTGAAAAGAAATTTCCGCTTTGCCCTGAAGGTGATAGATTTTGTGGTGTAAAAGTTTGGAAATTAGATTTTTCCCAATTAAAAAGATGA
- a CDS encoding phosphoribosylglycinamide formyltransferase 2 (PFAM: ATP-grasp domain~TIGRFAM: phosphoribosylglycinamide formyltransferase 2): MIFTSPLKENSKKIMLLGSGELGKEVAIEAQRLGIEVVAVDRYENAPAHLVANRSYTIDMKNREQLLEIIQKEKPHHILPEIEAINIDALLEVEKMGFEVIPNAEAVHKTMNRKNIRKFANEDLEIPTSKYFFVKSFEELEKSAETLGFPVVIKPVMSSSGHGQSIAKTKEDLAESWRIGKEEARGDSSELIVEEFIKFDYEITLLTVRNGVETTFCEPIGHIQKDGDYIFSWQPMEMSQKAIEKSKEIAQKITDGLGGRGLFGVELFVRGDEVWFSEVSPRPHDTGMVTLITQSQSEFALHVRAVLGLPTEHLFFGSGISGAFKTEKEHDSDIEVPNEAFSKNSFFRVFGKPEAHSGRRMGVYLALGEIKTELEKAKEILKNTK; encoded by the coding sequence TTGATTTTTACATCACCTTTAAAAGAGAATAGTAAAAAAATCATGCTACTTGGAAGTGGCGAACTTGGAAAAGAGGTCGCAATCGAGGCTCAAAGATTGGGAATAGAAGTTGTTGCAGTTGATAGATACGAAAATGCTCCAGCCCACCTTGTAGCAAATCGTAGCTATACAATTGACATGAAAAATCGAGAACAGCTTTTAGAAATTATTCAGAAAGAGAAACCTCATCACATTTTGCCTGAAATCGAGGCTATAAATATTGATGCACTTTTAGAAGTTGAAAAAATGGGATTTGAAGTTATTCCAAATGCCGAAGCGGTTCATAAAACGATGAATCGAAAAAATATCCGAAAATTTGCAAACGAAGATTTAGAAATTCCGACAAGCAAATACTTTTTTGTGAAATCATTTGAAGAGTTAGAAAAGTCTGCGGAAACTCTCGGTTTTCCAGTTGTGATAAAACCAGTTATGAGTTCGTCAGGACATGGTCAAAGTATTGCAAAAACAAAAGAGGATTTAGCAGAATCTTGGAGAATTGGAAAAGAGGAAGCTCGGGGCGATAGCAGTGAATTGATTGTCGAAGAATTTATAAAATTTGATTATGAAATCACTCTTTTGACAGTTCGGAACGGAGTTGAGACCACTTTTTGCGAACCGATTGGGCATATTCAGAAAGATGGAGATTATATTTTTTCATGGCAACCGATGGAAATGAGTCAAAAAGCTATCGAGAAAAGCAAGGAAATTGCACAAAAAATTACTGACGGATTGGGTGGTCGTGGTCTTTTTGGAGTTGAACTTTTTGTTCGTGGCGATGAGGTCTGGTTTTCTGAAGTTAGTCCGCGACCACATGATACGGGAATGGTTACACTAATTACACAATCTCAAAGTGAGTTCGCCTTGCATGTCCGAGCTGTTTTAGGTTTGCCAACTGAACATCTCTTTTTTGGTTCTGGAATTAGTGGAGCTTTTAAAACTGAAAAAGAACACGACTCTGATATTGAAGTTCCAAACGAGGCTTTTTCAAAAAACTCTTTTTTCCGAGTATTTGGAAAACCAGAAGCACACAGCGGTAGGCGAATGGGAGTCTATTTGGCACTTGGTGAAATTAAAACAGAGTTGGAAAAAGCAAAAGAGATTTTAAAAAATACAAAATAA